A genomic segment from Parolsenella catena encodes:
- a CDS encoding ABC transporter ATP-binding protein, whose protein sequence is MGNHYQPNSNIPLDGPAVRQAPANSVLSVQHLEKTYGNRGKKGRGATTRALADVSFDVSEGEFVAIMGASGSGKSTLLNCVSTIDSATSGHVFVRGVDVTSMRAGELARFRREQLGFIFQDSNLLDTLTARENIALPLTISRVSAGETLARVEEMARRLNIADVLDKYPYQLSGGQQQRVAAARALVTKPAVIMADEPTGALDSKSARLLLESLQQLNEERDATILMVTHDSFAASYTGRVLFIRDGKIFTELRRGSSPRREFFDRIMEVVAMMGGEGSDAL, encoded by the coding sequence ATGGGCAACCACTATCAGCCCAACTCCAACATTCCTCTCGATGGGCCTGCGGTGCGTCAGGCACCTGCGAACTCGGTCCTCTCCGTCCAGCACCTCGAGAAGACCTACGGGAACCGCGGCAAGAAGGGCCGCGGAGCGACCACCCGCGCCCTGGCGGACGTCTCCTTCGACGTGAGCGAGGGCGAGTTCGTCGCCATCATGGGCGCCTCGGGCTCCGGCAAGTCGACGCTGCTCAACTGCGTCTCGACCATCGACTCTGCCACGAGCGGCCACGTCTTCGTGCGCGGCGTCGACGTCACGTCCATGCGCGCCGGCGAGCTCGCGCGCTTCCGCCGCGAGCAGCTGGGCTTCATCTTCCAGGACTCGAACCTGCTCGACACCCTCACTGCCCGCGAGAACATTGCCCTGCCGCTCACCATCTCCCGCGTCTCCGCCGGCGAGACGCTTGCCCGCGTGGAGGAGATGGCCCGCCGCCTCAACATCGCGGACGTGCTCGACAAGTATCCCTACCAGCTCTCCGGCGGTCAGCAGCAGCGCGTCGCCGCCGCCCGCGCGCTCGTCACCAAGCCTGCCGTCATCATGGCGGACGAGCCCACCGGCGCCCTCGACTCCAAGAGCGCCCGCCTCCTGCTCGAGAGCCTCCAGCAGCTCAACGAGGAGAGGGATGCCACGATCCTCATGGTCACCCACGACAGCTTCGCGGCAAGCTACACGGGGCGCGTGCTGTTCATCCGCGACGGCAAGATCTTCACCGAGCTCCGCCGCGGAAGCTCGCCCCGTCGCGAGTTCTTCGACCGCATCATGGAGGTCGTTGCGATGATGGGCGGTGAGGGCTCCGATGCTCTGTAG